The proteins below come from a single Papaver somniferum cultivar HN1 chromosome 11, ASM357369v1, whole genome shotgun sequence genomic window:
- the LOC113325407 gene encoding hydroxyproline O-galactosyltransferase HPGT1-like: protein MQSRGSGNRLSGLVFRSRISILTFTMVAAMATLYVAGRLWQDAENRVYLINELDRITGKGQTAISVDDTLKVIDCREQQKKLSALEMELAAARQEGFVSKHLSLVTETDKTKPKKRLVAVIGILTRFGKQNNRNAIRKAWMPTGAALKRMEEDKGIIIRFVIGRSANRGDSLDRGIDRENGQHNDFIILDNTEAPEELPKKTKLFFAYAADTWDSEFYAKVNDDVFVNIDPLATILATHMDKPRVYIGCMKSGEVFSEPAHKWYEPDWWKFGDGKSYFRHASGEIFVISRALAQFVSINRDMLRTYAHDDVSVGSWFIGLSVKHIDEAKFCCSSWSSGAICSGV from the exons ATGCAGAGTCGGGGATCGGGTAATCGATTATCTGGATTGGTTTTCCGATCCCGAATTTCTATTCTTACTTTTACAATGGTTGCTGCCATGGCTACTCTATACGTTGCTGGAAG GTTGTGGCAGGATGCGGAGAATAGAGTGTATTTGATTAATGAGCTTGATAGAATCACTGGAAAG GGGCAAACCGCGATATCCGTTGATGATACATTAAAAGTCATAGACTGCAG GGAACAGCAAAAGAAATTATCAGCTCTTGAGATGGAGCTGGCTGCAGCTAGACAGGAAGGTTTTGTTTCAAAGCACTTGTCATTGGTAACAGAGACTGACAAGACGAAGCCTAAGAAAAGATTGGTAGCTGTGATAGGAATACTTACAAGGTTTGGCAAACAAAACAATCGGAATGCGATCCGTAAAGCTTGGATGCCAACTG GTGCAGCTTTGAAAAGAATGGAAGAGGACAAGGGCATTATCATAAGATTTGTTATTGGAAGAAG TGCGAATCGTGGAGATAGCTTGGATAGAGGGATTGACCGTGAAAATGGGCAGCATAATGACTTCATTATTCTT GACAATACTGAGGCACCTGAGGAGCTTCCAAAGAAGACAAAATTGTTCTTCGCCTATGCCGCAGATACCTGGGATTCAGAGTTTTATGCTAAGGTCAACGATGATGTTTTTGTTAATATTG ATCCCTTGGCAACAATTCTGGCAACTCATATGGACAAGCCTCGTGTTTATATTGGGTGCATGAAATCAGGAGAAGTTTTCTCTGAACC GGCACACAAATGGTACGAACCAGATTGGTGGAAGTTTGGAGATGGAAAATC ATATTTCCGCCATGCTTCTGGTGAGATTTTTGTCATTTCCCGAGCATTAGCGCAGTTCGTCTCAATCAACAG AGATATGCTTCGAACATATGCCCATGACGATGTCAGTGTTGGATCATGGTTCATAGGGCTTTCTGTAAAGCATATTGATGAAGCAAAATTTTGCTGCTCATCTTGGTCCtcag GAGCAATATGTTCAGGTGTTTAG
- the LOC113322782 gene encoding V-type proton ATPase subunit E-like, which translates to MNDADVSKQIQQMVRFIRQEAEEKANEISVSAEEEFNIDKLQLVEAEKKKIRQEYERKEKQVEVRKKIEYSMQLNASRIKVLQAQDDLVSAMKDAAAKELLKVSDGHHHGFLGELVEKVGEEIFHVKGEPRNYEHLLKDLIVQSLLRLKEPAVLLRCRKADLNLVNKVLDSAKQEYASKAGVHEPEILVDNDVFLPPAPSHHNEHGLHCSGGVVLASRDGKIVFENTLDARLDVVFRKKLPEIRKLLFSQIAV; encoded by the exons ATGAATGATGCCGATGTCTCCAAGCAGATCCAGCAGATGGTGAGATTCATCCGTCAAGAAGCGGAAGAAAAAGCTAATGAGATCTCTGTCTCTGCCGAAGAA GAATTCAACATTGACAAGTTGCAATTAGTTGaagctgagaagaagaagatcagACAAGAGTACGAGCGAAAAGAGAAGCAAGTTGAAGTTCGTAAGAAAAT TGAGTACTCTATGCAGCTCAATGCTTCCCGTATCAAAGTTCTTCAAGCACAGGATGATTTGGTTAGTGCAATGAAAGATGCAGCTGCAAAGGAACTATTGAAGGTGAGCGATGGACATCACCATGGTTTCCTGGGAGAACTAGTTGaaaaagttggagaagaaataTTTCATGTCAAGGGCGAACCCCGTAACTACGAACATCTTCTCAAGGATCTTATTGTTCAG AGTTTGCTCCGATTGAAAGAGCCTGCTGTCTTACTACGTTGCCGAAAAGCTGATCTGAATTTGGTGAACAAAGTTTTGGATTCTGCAAAACAAGAGTATGCAAGTAAAGCAGGAGTTCATGAACCTGAGATCCTTGTCGATAATGATGTCTTTCTCCCTCCTGCTCCTAGCCATCACAATGAACATGGACTTCACTG TTCTGGAGGTGTGGTGTTGGCTTCCCGAGATGGAAAGATTGTGTTTGAGAACACACTCGACGCAAGATTGGATGTTGTATTCCGTAAAAAGCTTCCAGAG ATCCGAAAACTGCTTTTCAGTCAGATTGCTGTTTAA